CTTACGACAACGAATCATACGTCACTAGAAGTCTCGCCTATCAAGACGACACATTTTTTCAGCATTAAATGGCAGTTCCAAAATAATATCTTCCGAAAAATATTATGgtcattttaaatgtaatgtttcTAGCTATTCTTCGGGTCAATAGACAACTTTGCCAAATAGCGAAAATGTCTAATAAACACACTTtgtaaataaatcgtaaaaaatataaatgttgattttttttattgtttcttttgcttaTCTGGATAATGAAGtgttttttagtcgcgtggaagcgactctatagttcactatgtcggtcggtcggtctgtcggtctgtcggtctggtatcactatgcgttttatcgctttctgaccttatcttgatatcagtttaatctagctaggtcaatttttcacagtatattccttatggccaggaatcgatgtggttatgttttcacggtgcgcaataaaaaattacgtggtctacgcacgatttaacgaaatcacgtttgtaatcatatcttcacaaccatgaatcacaattaaataaaatttggtactcataaatttcagggcataaatcctcatatggcaataaaattacgtgcgtagcgcatgcaGTTTGGACAGTTTGGACACAAGATGGTCGCATACATACCATAATCACTGGCAGTAACGAGAAAGTTGTTTTATCCAGAACTTCCGATCTTAAACAATTACCTAAATGTAAAAGGTAATGTGTAAGAATTTTAAATGTCCTAAatctgtattgtattttatgtaGATAAGAtgattttagattttatttgtaaCGCATGTAATAAACCATTTAAACCAATTCAATTGTTAAACGAACATCGTACGGGAAGCCTTTTAGACAACGACGTAGACGACGCTGAATTACGTAACGACTCTATTGTTTATCCTGCTTTTGGCATACTATGCAAATTATGCGAGATTGATTGTACAAAGGGTTTTAAAATTGGTCATTTAAATGTCAGAAGTCTCTATAATAAGGTGGACCATGTTCGGAGTTTACTTTCGGAATGCCGTTTCCATGTTTTAGGAATTAGTGAAACCTGGCTAgatcaaaatatacataatagtgAACTTGCAATCCCAGGATACCTATTAGTTAGAACAGACAGAAATAGACACGGAGGTGGGGTGGCTATCTATGTAAAcgaaaatgttgattttgatgTCATTGACTTTGgtgaaaatacaattgaatcGGTATGGATAAAAATTAAGCCGGTTAACACTAAACCGTTCGTTATAGGTAATGTTTATAGACCACCAAATTCGTGTACTGGATTTGTTGATATAATGCATGATCAAATATCTTTTATACTAGATAGTATAAGAGAGAGTTTTCCTGTGATAATGGACGCTGTTTACAATCTTCATTGCAATGTAACAGAATTAAAGACTGTTTAGATGGAACAGACGAACTAAAATGTGGTAGGCGGTTTTTCTTGGATAACATGGCATAACATTAGCACAACATTTTATTGTAAGGGGAGTTTACAGTTGGAGAGATTTTTTGGATCTTACAGTGTATTATGCCTCATGTAATGTATAGAACAACAAAAGACTGATAggttgtagatacaaaatggGAAGATCTTTAATGTATGGAAAATTAGAAGGTGAAGCCTAGAACGTGCCGCACTGCAACTgcaattgtattaaaataatttcgCTCGAGTAACAAAAGTGCTGTATATATCCATTTATTTTTTCCGGTGCAAGTGTCACTTAATACAGTTATCTTTACCAGGTGAATGCAGCTCAGGTTTTTTACGATGTAGTGATGGTAAATGTTTGCACCCAAAATTCAAATGTGATCGAATAAGAGATTGTCCAACAGGAATTGATGAGCCCATGGATGAGCCAAATAATTGCCGTAAGTAGTAGCAATCAAATAATCACTAACATTTCACATTTCATTGAGTTTAGACAGGTAGGCTATTTGAAGCAAGTTTTTCTTAAGTGAACATATAAATGATGACAGTGACGAAACTAGACTAGCTTTATCATTTGGAGGCAAGTTATCACTAATTCTTGTGTTGTCATTCCTATTATAGAATATACTGATACAAAATCGTTATGTAATAAAACAGAGATGGTATGCGCAAATGGCATTTGCATTGATCAGCGTCACCTGTGTCTATTCGACTACGATGTGTATTCAGACGACGTTATAACAGGTTGTCGAGATCGTAGTCACTTACAACATTGTGGTGAGTTGAGTTGTTTCATGTGTTGTGCAACGTTCGTATTTATTCAATAGTATAATCATACAACGATCCTGTTTATTCAGGAACGATGGTACTTgacaaaaatgtataacataAAGGTTTCAATTGCTTTGTTTATCGTGCATTTTCTACTTGTCACAAGTTATGACACGCCATATAtgcctttttaaaatattaagtcaaaacacCTGGACCCGAAGACTGGCATATGAAAGTACTTTTCGTGAATAAGTGCATTTTGTAGGAttgtagataataaataaatcattttgtttgaaaaatcaAGTAAAGTAATTACTCACATTCTTTAGCTTTCGCCATCTTGGCGGAAGCAATGATGTGTATACGTGATCGAGAAATACAGCTCCTTCGTCGTGGTTGATTGCGttatacccccccccccccccttctttCTGATTTGGATTGCTTTTactttgtaaattatttgttttatttttaaagtgtgaattatttaaagtacgattgttttattatttattacaaacaGTTTTCATTGGGGACCTACATGCAACATTATAGTAACtcggcatttatttattatattttgatttgaagACCCTTACAGAAGACTCGGTTCTCGGGCAAATTGTTCCATATATTGTTCCACTAACACAAGAACTTATGAGATAACTCTCCTTTTTTGCAAAAGTTTCTAACGCTTTAAATCAAACTTTATCGTGTAGCTTCATTCGAGTGTCCAGCAAACACATACAAATGTCCGAGCTCGTACTGCATAACAATCAAAAGCCGATGTGATGGGCGAGATGATTGCGAAAATGGAGAAGATGAACAGTATTGTGAGGATTATAACTGTCCAGGATACTTCAAATGTCAAGATGCGTCAAATTGTATTTCTCAAGGTCGTGTGTGTGACGGAATCAAAGACTGTCTTCGTGGGGATGATGAACTTTTTTGCGGTATGGTATGATGCCTAATCGATACACATTTACAAATATATgaatactaaataaatagagaatcattcataaaataaataacacaaaGTGTCATCCATGTGTTCTAGATTGTTTGGATACGTTGATTTAGGAAAAAATGAAACCGTAACGAATTGATCTTTAAAATTGTTCAAACTACTTTTCATTGATAAATTGTGTCATAGATGTACAGTGTCCTCACGGGTGTTTCTGCCAGGACCTTTCATACAACTGTCATGGAGTAGAATGGACAGCGGAAAAAGCTGCCTTAATTTCGCCAGATGTACGATACttgtaagtaaaataatttatatttttatatatgtattgtttataaaaaGGTAACTAAACATTGTTTCCTTGCAAACAATTCCATACACAATTTGTCGCAGCCAatcataagatcaaaggactgttaaaACTTGGTCCTATATTGGCAAGGCTAGCTCAACATCATGTTGTTAAATTACCTTGATATTAAAtaagttctttttttttattttcagaaatcTAAGCAATGTATCTATAGTTCCTTCAGAAGACACAGGTGAAGATCTGCTATTCTTAAATCCcagtattttcaaattaaattttgttttgtaagttatattaaataaaaataatgtttaaataatatttatgtataGAGATGAATAACTATACGGCAGTAGTAGAGTATATTCAAGTATTTTGTTTACACTTGTAGATGTAGTATAACTATTgtgctttttttaaacattacttAATAATGAGCATTTCCTTTTTACAGAGATATCTCTGGAAACAATATCAAGAAACTAACAGGTGAAATGTTTTATCAGTTAGACCATCTGACCACTCTGTAAGTCATCATCACAATTTAgtaaacagtttttaaaaatggtttttgCATTTGGACTTTTGTCAATAGACGTAATACAGGCCGACATAACACCACAGCAATTcaacaaagtaaatactattaacaaaaatataaacttaaCTTTTAATACATGATATCTCTGACGTCATTAGGTTCCTATCTAGAGATCATGTATAACGTTATAATATGTATTCATCAAATGCACCAGAAAGCAGAATAGCAGGTTTATCGTAAATAGTAACGAAATTATAAACTTATATTTACCTATTCTAGATACATGCAAGGCAACGATATATCATCATTAGAAGGCGATGTTTTCCAGGATTtaaaacaattgaaatatctgtaAGTAAACAATGTTAAACTTATATAGAGTAGACTAGTTGTAGTTTTTGGTAAACCTTTGAGTTTATGTTTTTCTAAACCTAATCTGAAGCtcattaaacatgtttagttAAATTTCTTTATACCACTACAATTATAGTAgactatatatataatacttttgcataaaaaaaacataaaaaacatacatcaacatttcggaactaattgtttatttgtttcattAACAGTAATATTCATGGCAATGGATTGAAATCCATCGGCAAAGGAACATTTTTCGGATTATCAAAACTCCAGTATTTGTAAGTATAaagtattttaaagatgtacGTGAAATGTATTGGTTAATGGAGAAAACACCttacaatttaaatacaaaatagcaAAAAAATATACACAACAATTAAATTCCTAAGTAAAAGTTTCAGATAGTTATTTATCGTGTATATACATATAACAGAAtggtaacattatttatttgtgcTCTATTTTAGAAATATGTCTGGAAATAACATTGGTAACGTTGATAAATTGATATTCAAGGACTTGATGTCTCTTAAAACATTGTGAGTAATGCATATATAATCTTGTACTTTGGAAAATGGAAGTTACAGTACAATAAATGTATGTCAATATTGTGTCAGAGTACCCTAGATATAGAGAGATGAAAGAGAAATACTCTTCTACAAAGTATATACAGTAGCTCTTGCTCTTATAGCGGTGTTGTGTCCAAGTAGGAACCGAGCTTCATGaagtagttttttcatttcAGAATATCTGATGATTATTCATTTTGCTGTTTGTTGGAAGATGTTGGTTTTAACGACGTTGACTGTACGCCAGATGCAGACGTGTTTTCATCATGTGACAATCTTATGCAGAATGTGTACCTTAGAGCTTTCTTATGGTTGTTTGGACTGAGTGCACTTCTTGGAAACAGTTTTGTAATCTTATGGCGATGGATAAATTGGCCTGCAAAGAAAAGTCCATCTTACACACAATCGTTTTTAATTACTAATCTTGCAGTTGCCGATATGCTTATGGGGTTATATATGTTGATCATTGCCAGTGCCGATTCCTACTATCGGGAAGATTACGTCACACATGATAGCGAATGGAAGGCCAGTCGAATATGTACGCTTGCAGGAATCTTAGCCTTTCTATCCAGTGAATCGTCTGTGTACACTCTAACCGTCATTAGCTGCGACAGGTTTTTGCACATTGCATTTCCATTTCGCCGTTTCCATCTTACACAAGAAACAGTAAAATTTGCAGTAGCTGTCGGATGGTTTCTGACCCTCGTCGCGAGTATTCTGCCAGCATTACCAATCCCGTACTTTAACGATGAGTATTACGGTGTCACCAGCGTGTGTCTTGCATTGCCATTGACGTCGGAAAAAGTGAGAGGTTGGGAATATACCACTGCGATTTTTATTGGTTTTAATTCGTTATGCTTCTtgctaatttttgtttgttattcaGGTGTGttcattttaataaagatatcgAGTAGTAAAGTAAATCAAGCAGGACACATGAATTCTGACAAGAATAAGCACATTGCAATTGCTATACGAATGGCTGTTATTGTCGCTACAGACTTCTGCTGCTGGGTACCAATCATAGTAATGGGTATTTTATCACTGACAACATCTGTTAACATACCGGCCACGGTATATGCTTGGGCTGCAGTCTTCATTTTGCCAATAAATTCAGCAATTAACCCATACTTATATACAATAGCATCTCTAAAGAAACTTCAAAGGCAACTAAAACCTTCTAAACATGTATCGGAAAGTATGCCATCTACGGAGAGAACAAATGTGAAAATTGGTATGTAAAGAAAAATTATCTATTTCTTTATGTAATTAGGATGATAAATCTGTGACTGTGTCTGTGACTACAGAGATTATAAAGTAGGgtagccctctcagtaataataataaaccctGTTTTTCCGAGGAGCCCTACGAtacttattttataattgattgtTAAAATTGTTGTCCAAGGAATTGTTATGTATGTCCCAGAAAAGTAATGTCATCCGTCACGACGTCACATTGTCTCTCAGCCTAGTTACAGAAACAACAACAAGCAATTATTATAGTCATGCTTTTAACTCATGTTTTTGTCATTGTTTACTCAGAAGGTGTAACCATCCCACGAAATCGAAAAGAGCAATCTACAGTTGAGAAAATCGAAGCTATGTTATCAACTGGAACAGATAGACATGGGAAAGAACTGGATGCAGACGTACGTAAACACCTTTCAATGGCGTTGAGATTTGCTAAGCAGCAACAGGCTGGAATTGTACAAGTAAGGAcgtttatttatattcttacgTAAGtacacataaaaaaaaagaaacatttctGAATAAAATGACAATTCGGCGGGTAGGCCTGTCAGTAGCTCGATCTCAATGgagattcaaataaaatatgcaacaaTATAAATCTGAGCTTTCGCTAAACGGTAAAATCATTCGTCAGGGCAAAACTAATGTGTTTTGAGCAAGTTGCTTATCTTTTTACAATAACGAATCATACGTCACTTATAGATGTCTCGTCTATCAAGACGACACACTTTTTCAGCATTAAATGACAGTTCCAAAATAATATCGTCCGAACAATATCATTGTCtctttcattaattaattttaaaaatgttttcttctGAACAAATatgtttgtacaattttttgGTTGGAtatgtcatttttaatttacaaatactttataaaaatgttttcatgtagtAAATTAAGTTCAGTTATATTAGATAATGCAAGTCGTTCCTCTGTTGTATCTAAAGGAACAAATGATATGTCGTATAAATGACAATAAAGATGTATTTATTGTTCTGTTTGGTTTCTTGCAGGTTGAGGTTGAGGATTGTGTGGAATTCGAAGAAAGCACACAAGAAGAATCTGAAGACACTACACAAAATCAATCTCAAGACGAAACACAAGAACGAAGCGTATACTGTATAGGGGTATCTAATCCTGCTTACGATAACGAATCATACGTCACTAGAAGTCTCGCCTATCAAGACGACACATTTTTTCAGCATTAAATGGCAGTTCCAAAATAATATCTTCCTAACAATATTATGGTTTctttcattaattatttttaaatgtaatgtttcTAGCTATTCTTCGGGTCAATAGACAACTTTGCCAAATAGCGAAAATGTCTAGTAAACATACTTTGGaaataaatggtaaaaaatataaatgttgattttttttattgtttcttttgcttaTCTGGATAATGAAGTGTTTTTTCAAAATACCAGGctaaacattttggcaaatttaagCCTAAAACAGGTCAAATAAGCAATTGAAGTGACGGTAGCTATCGTTTGTATATGAACTACAGTAAAAACTCATGACGTAAATGttgcgatgcacctgtgacgtcgTAGCAATTTACGGTTGTACGGCGAGCTCGTGTagcgatatccttaatctcgcgATTTTTCTGAAATCATATATATAGTTCTCGTCACGTTGTCCTTTAAATAGTAGGGCCTGTAGATGGAGTCAGATTTCCACTTTAAACATCTATTTTACTTTGATGGACCGTTATGTTACATAGCGTCTGTCTATTCTCTATTTTTTGTAatcagtgtaggcctatttataatacaaaagACAATATGACGAATGCCATACTCTAGAAAAGTAACGCATATTGGGGTACAGCCTTTTTTTAATGATGTCAAACGAAAGGACGGTCGTAGAAATGATTGACAATATCATACGATCCCAAAAACGGCGGTGTTAACGTTGAAATCTTAGAGCATCTTTCATGGGTCTAGCTAAGAAGTATAATACTTACATTTCAGGTAGTTGAGTGTGATTTCAATCGAACATCCTacgaaaaaaaacataatttttgctGATTTTGGTCATGGTCATAATTAAGATTTATCGCAAATAGTTTGCGCGAAGCATGGTGGGAAGGATTTGAGAACAAACGTCCCGACATCTACGTACGTGATTTGTTGCTTGTATGTATACGtagtgacgtttgctcccaaacccttctcACCGTGAattgtgcaatgacgttcctCGCGAAATCaggctatttgcgataaaccttttTGGCCTGAAGAAGAAGGATTGTGAATCATATGTTTTTCAGGTATTTTCGCCTAACTTTGTTAATGTAATAATTAGGCTAATCTGTGTATTTTGTGAAttatttctggttttttttaaaattagattgaCGTTGGAAATCGTTTACAGCCTAACATAGTAACGACTACGGAAGCCCGTTTGGGCCACAAgttaactatatttttaaagctgttatctggcggccgccacttaattatcttaTTGTGTCGCTTCTAGATATAGTTAACTTGTGGCCCGAACGGGCTTCCGTAAACGACAACAACCaagttataaatattgtaaatgtaattagTCGATGGTGCTTTATTTTTCGCATATTGTCTTCAGAATCTTCAGAATGATGACTGGACATCGCTGATTTCAGCACTATAATCCAGTGTGTTAGCAGCTTACGGTACGCCACGTGTGctcagttttatttatttatctataaaCTTTTTATGAATTTATCAAGGGCTTGCTCAAATGCGGCTTTTTGAGACAGCGCGGTTTCGGTCGGGAGGCTGTTCCAGTCATTTAATGTTCTGGGCAGAAAACTGTATTTGTAGCATTGTGTACGACAGAAGATCGGCGTATATTTATGCAAGTTCGTATTTCGTTGTTGACGTGATGGTTTCTTAACATATGATGGGATGTCAATGGCTATTTCCTCGTTAATAGCTCGTTTTAGTAACAttaatcttttctttttccTACGTTGTTGAAGAGTTGGCCAGTGTAGTGTGTGTAGCATGGATGTGACACTTGATGTTCTTCTGTAATCGGATGTTGCAAATCTTGCAGCTCTTCGTTGTACCATTTCAAGCTTGTTTATAAGTTGTGATTGATGGGGATCCCATACTGTAGCTGCATATTCAAGTTTTGGACGAACTAGTGATTGATAGGTAGTTGCCTTAATACGAGAGTCGCATCGAGAGAAGTTTCTCCTTAGGAAGCCTAGAATCTTATTGGAATCGTTTATAACTTGGTTTATGTGTGGTTCCCATGATAGATCATTTGTTATTAAGACTCCAAGGTATTTGCTGCTCTTGACAGTGGTTAGAATCTCTCCTTTCATCTTGTATTCAAGTGTAAGTGGATTTTTACTCCTCGTCATGTTCATTGTATAGCATTTTGATGGATATTGTTTAATGTCGACGACGAAGATAGATTAAACGAGTTATGGTACTATTTGTAGATTGAATGAATGGttaatgtataattattgttgttattgttaaacACTAATcgaattggtttttttttaatgtgacaATCATTTACGTAGGCGTAAAAGTGTATTATAGATACATAACTTGTATTTTTAAGGGAGGAGTTAGTTCAATTGTTATATTACGTACAGCCTGCAGCATTATTGTCTGCAGACGTAAAGATCGCTTCGATTCTTATGCAGTTGTTTCATTACGTGCAGCCTGCGGCATTGTCTGCTTACGTGAAGATCTTTCCGATTCTTATGCATACTTATTATTGTCTATATATAACACGCTTACAATGGTACAAAACAAATATGTTTATTAGTTTAATTATTCAATCCTTTAGAAACAATATTGTTGCTCTATATAAATAGTAGACAGTGACACTGAATTTTGTAATAAACCGACACCGATTGTTTTGTAGCCGCACCATACACTAGAAAGcgtgtataatataattatccTAGTTGTATTTACCCAGCTTCTGGGAATATATTATAACTACTGCACGGTAAAGTACCGTACATTTCATGAATTATCGTATGTTAAGCTGAGGTGGTCGCGATGAACAAATTTGACTACGTCGTATGTTTTCAATTATTTCGTGGAATGTTTTGTGGCATAACATACATCGACGCTTACATGTTTTTCCGTGAATACATAAGTAATTCAAATATCTGTACAATGCCGGTACAATAGAGAATAAAGTTGGAATTTCCATGTTCATTGTGTTGCTGTGTTGTGACTCAAATAAAATCCGGGCCTAGAACCAGCAGAAAACAAGAAGAAAAGTAATATATGCCACGCGTAATGTTATTTGATTTATATTGGCTTAACTGTCAATTGAAATAGACTAAGCAAGATTTCTCTGGTTGGTAACGTTGCTACCAAGGTAAGCGTTTTCGATTGTTAACCCCGAGACCGAGTTTGCTTTAACCGACTAAACCTGTTCCACGATAAAAGCCTCATCGTCAAAAATCTCATAttccaaattaattttttagtttttgactcatttaaaaaaaaaccactttgtgttttgtatgtaacattaatgtTGATGgaaggtacaaagaggaacaatttatatttatatacaacaatacattctttatccactcaacaacgaaatattttgttcatgttttatataggcctataaataatataccactaatacatttaatactttgttaaaactgtcactgtcatagtcgattgaaatagtaaagtacatgtgaCGATACACCACtgcgacgtttatattttttgtaattattaattaatacaaacgttgagaagcaattgtcattaatatagtttatttgtatactatgtgtttataatctaacagtagggcctccCACACCCACAGTAAAACAGTTTAGtagtatatgtttatattatatctaatagtaggcctaccaaacaCTCacctcacagtaagaaatttgcgattcaaatggagACCAAAAGatttaataataagtctttgtctatgtagagcatcttgtgtacatgtttgtcttatatgttctagtgcagtatatggagagccatctcgatagtgctttgcactcatggcaatcctcagggtgctgcaccgatttgttgtcatgtattgttgtgcctgaaaattgaataaaataaaataaataaaaataaaaaagtggttaatatgtatttacagtattgtatagtattgcaatactatatcttaAGGTTTTATGTTTATTCTGTAGGGGCCCatacatttacctacttgtgttaaaccatggaaagatacctccatggttaaataattaggaatgttccattcatcgcaaatcaatacagtCGTGtattaaatcaatcaaaatagtattatttaaagaaaatcggcctgtttttaacattatgatgctgtattcAATCgattttcagccattaaaaacaattatcgtatgAGGAGATAGggaaatgcgaagcatcctcctattattgtgtgcgggtattttcaagattgacatccattagacagtgtataccacaatCGGTTTGGGGCGAATCGTTAAAACTAAATTCGTTtcaattgtcaataactaattatcgaacttaatttaattagtaaacagggttacatcatgTGGTTAAAAACAGTatcgagattctaaccaactttatataccatcgagtaaacattctagaaataacgcgcgatttaccgaattttgaccttacgtaaatttatatatagcttattattatttaataaattaatattcatatattcTATTTTCAGGATAGTTGtttcattcaaaataaacaggatacaaaaaataaacaatacaaccTATGACTTATATggttattcaattcaattcaattcaatttgcatattaggcctataataggtTTGTAacgtctaaagctctgtctacactatcaaaaaaagtttaataaaaagtccatgtccgtatatgggcacatcacatttttttgtcatataaagtcttatagtgtagacaaagcatAATGTGTGTGTATTGATGTAAATTTAcaaaactagatggtacgctcgcatCGCTCGAGTACAATCTAGGttgtgcccacagatggttctcgaatacacataGTAaattcagcgtaaaaaaactgtaTGTAACACAGGACTATAAATACatgtttacaggaacgaataaaagGTGATTcgtatgtagtcaactaaaattagcactctgggaattacttccgaagagaaacttgtcacaaaatgagtaaAATTTCGAACCTGTGTTTTGTAAAGGATGGGGATTGGTGCTTTTATCctctcagtaacgaaatattatgatgatgatgatgatgacaatttaACAAGCATTTTGataattgttactgtattttatcacttcttgatattGATTGTGTTATGTTTTTCATATTCAgggagaatttattttattaggcctatacctgTTACCATTCGTTAAAAAATTAAACACCTCCCTTGAAAAAACcatgaaaatacaaataatgtatatatcgtTTTTGAACATAATACCGCTCGCGTATCACATAATGGTGTGCGAAATGCCATGAAACCTGATATGGATATTGATTGAACGTCAAATATCTGTTGATGAGGggttttcattattatttgctGAGCCTAGTGGAACAGCGATGTACTTGTTTTCATTTGTGTGTTAAACTAATGGATCTGCCGGGTGAATGTAAATGGCATATTTCAATCATTGTTTAATTCAAAGCCTAAGTTAACTAATATAATACCCAGGATGTGCTAAGCCAACCGTggaatattttttacattttttattgccTTTCCTCGATTAAACACAATTTCTACCACACACTattcaaaaaatgtattattactaaACACTGTAATAAATCGAGAAGCAAATAAAAGAATAGATAGAGTTAAATCGACTAAATTCCTTGGAGTACATATTGATGAATTTCTCACATATAAGAACCACATCAATGTTACAGCTAGGAAAATATCTCGATATGTAGGCATACTATATaaagtaagacattttttaccaacctatgctctctggacaatatacaaatcactcattgaaccagtattaaattattgcaacataatatggtgtagcacatttccaagttatttagatgagttatttaaactccagaaaagggcattacgagctataacatggtcaaagtttaatgattcaatgactgaatgtttctataaatttaaacttcttaaaattacggatatcaataagtaccaaattgggcttttcatgtataatgttactactaatcaggacgtgcgttttt
This is a stretch of genomic DNA from Antedon mediterranea chromosome 3, ecAntMedi1.1, whole genome shotgun sequence. It encodes these proteins:
- the LOC140043966 gene encoding uncharacterized protein, with amino-acid sequence MTRSKNPLTLEYKMKGEILTTVKSSKYLGVLITNDLSWEPHINQVINDSNKILGFLRRNFSRCDSRIKATTYQSLVRPKLEYAATVWDPHQSQLINKLEMVQRRAARFATSDYRRTSSVTSMLHTLHWPTLQQRRKKKRLMLLKRAINEEIAIDIPSYVKKPSRQQRNTNLHKYTPIFCRTQCYKYSFLPRTLNDWNSLPTETALSQKAAFEQALDKFIKSL
- the LOC140043965 gene encoding uncharacterized protein, producing the protein MVCANGICIDQRHLCLFDYDVYSDDVITGCRDRSHLQHCASFECPANTYKCPSSYCITIKSRCDGRDDCENGEDEQYCEDYNCPGYFKCQDASNCISQGRVCDGIKDCLRGDDELFCGSYLEIIYMQGNDISSLEGDVFQDLKQLKYLNIHGNGLKSIGKGTFFGLSKLQYLNMSGNNIGNVDKLIFKDLMSLKTLISDDYSFCCLLEDVGFNDVDCTPDADVFSSCDNLMQNVYLRAFLWLFGLSALLGNSFVILWRWINWPAKKSPSYTQSFLITNLAVADMLMGLYMLIIASADSYYREDYVTHDSEWKASRICTLAGILAFLSSESSVYTLTVISCDRFLHIAFPFRRFHLTQETVKFAVAVGWFLTLVASILPALPIPYFNDEYYGVTSVCLALPLTSEKVRGWEYTTAIFIGFNSLCFLLIFVCYSGVFILIKISSSKVNQAGHMNSDKNKHIAIAIRMAVIVATDFCCWVPIIVMGILSLTTSVNIPATVYAWAAVFILPINSAINPYLYTIASLKKLQRQLKPSKHVSESMPSTERTNVKIEGVTIPRNRKEQSTVEKIEAMLSTGTDRHGKELDADVRKHLSMALRFAKQQQAGIVQVEVEDCVEFEESTQEESEDTTQNQSQDETQERSVYCIGVSNPAYDNESYVTRSLAYQDDTFFQH